A genome region from Lactobacillus sp. ESL0791 includes the following:
- the hprK gene encoding HPr(Ser) kinase/phosphatase — protein sequence MADAVELEKLIRDNHIVYIYQGKQYVSGKQLTVSDIYRPGLELTGYFDFYPKQRIQLLGRTEISYAARLDHESRLRVFTKMCTSKTPCFLVSRSLPVPKELKEAADQAHIPILSSDESTTYISSILTGYLRERLAERVSIHGVMVEIKGMGVLLTGDSGVGKSETALGLIQRGHRLIADDRVDVYQRDDETVMGEAPKILKHLMEIRGVGIIDIMELFGVGAIKNRSSIRLVIKLVNWDSHANYDRLGFQESKREICNVELPQITIPVKVGRNMEDIIEVAAMNFRAKRSGYDAAQTFDDNLTALIAANSKKDAVKDKVEHDIDD from the coding sequence ATGGCAGATGCAGTTGAACTAGAGAAATTGATTCGCGACAATCATATCGTGTATATATATCAGGGCAAACAGTATGTTAGCGGCAAACAGCTTACCGTTTCTGATATTTATCGGCCCGGCCTTGAGTTAACCGGCTATTTTGATTTTTATCCTAAACAGCGGATTCAGCTTTTAGGGCGGACAGAAATTTCTTATGCCGCGCGTTTAGACCATGAAAGTCGTTTGCGCGTGTTTACCAAAATGTGTACCAGCAAGACGCCTTGTTTCTTAGTTTCGCGCTCACTTCCTGTTCCAAAAGAGCTGAAAGAGGCAGCGGATCAGGCGCATATTCCTATTTTGTCATCGGATGAATCAACAACTTACATTTCCAGTATTTTGACGGGATATTTGCGTGAGCGGCTGGCTGAACGGGTCAGCATTCATGGCGTCATGGTTGAAATTAAGGGCATGGGCGTTTTACTTACTGGAGATTCCGGCGTTGGTAAATCGGAAACTGCCTTGGGCCTAATTCAGCGCGGCCACCGGCTGATTGCCGATGACCGGGTAGATGTTTACCAGCGCGACGATGAAACCGTTATGGGTGAAGCACCCAAAATTTTGAAGCACCTGATGGAAATTCGTGGTGTCGGCATTATTGATATCATGGAATTATTTGGGGTTGGCGCCATTAAAAATCGTTCTAGTATCCGACTGGTAATTAAATTAGTTAATTGGGACAGCCATGCCAATTACGATCGCTTAGGTTTTCAAGAGAGCAAGCGGGAAATTTGTAACGTTGAGCTGCCGCAGATTACGATTCCGGTTAAGGTTGGCCGTAACATGGAAGATATTATTGAGGTTGCCGCCATGAATTTTCGGGCAAAGAGATCAGGTTATGATGCCGCTCAAACCTTTGATGATAATCTGACTGCACTGATTGCGGCTAATTCAAAAAAAGATGCAGTAAAGGATAAAGTTGAACATGATATTGACGATTAA
- a CDS encoding phospho-sugar mutase, with protein MNANETLKQWQQAQGLPDYLQEQLAILAKDPKWVEDAFGQDINFGTAGMRGLLEPGTNRINLYTVGRVTEGLARLIEENGQEAKKRGVAISFDSRYHSREFAQISARVLGAHGIHVYLFDDLRPTPELSFAVRHLHTFAGINITASHNAKQYNGYKVYGEDGAQMGPEDADRLFKLAEQVDDLFTVKAAPVEKLRAEGTLQLIGEDVDEAYLSELKAVTVNPAMVKANASKLKIIYTPLHGTGKMLYDRAFRQGGFTNIIPVPNQSIIDPEFPTTKKPNPEYRDVFDPGVALANKENADLIIATDPDADRMGACVRTAKGDFQVLTGNQIATLMIYYLLTNLKEKQQLTPDYELITSVVSSSLPLKIAKDFGIKTKSVLTGFKFIGEEVDRMNREHDGKFLMGFEESYGYLFKPFARDKDAMQGALMFAEVASYYASRQMTVLAGLQEIWQKYGTAYEITRAIEMPGIGGQQKMAGLMAKLRREKLTEINGMPVVKTEDFLRQEETENGRVKPMTGLPQSNVLKYYLSDETWLALRPSGTEPVIKAYVGVNKPDIATAQQAAADYQTALAELLK; from the coding sequence ATGAATGCAAACGAAACTTTGAAACAGTGGCAGCAGGCTCAAGGCTTGCCGGATTATTTACAAGAGCAATTAGCTATTTTGGCTAAAGACCCGAAATGGGTTGAAGATGCTTTTGGACAGGATATCAACTTTGGAACAGCAGGAATGCGGGGCCTGCTTGAACCCGGGACCAACCGGATTAATTTGTATACTGTCGGTAGAGTTACTGAAGGGCTAGCCCGCCTGATTGAGGAAAATGGTCAAGAAGCAAAAAAGCGGGGCGTTGCCATTTCTTTTGATTCGCGGTATCATTCACGTGAATTTGCCCAAATCTCTGCCCGGGTGCTGGGAGCTCATGGCATCCACGTTTACTTATTTGATGATTTGCGGCCAACCCCAGAACTTTCTTTTGCTGTGCGACATTTGCACACTTTTGCTGGGATCAACATCACCGCTTCCCATAATGCCAAGCAGTACAATGGTTATAAGGTTTATGGTGAAGATGGCGCCCAAATGGGGCCTGAAGATGCCGATCGTTTATTTAAGCTGGCTGAACAGGTTGATGATTTGTTTACGGTAAAGGCTGCACCTGTCGAAAAACTACGGGCAGAAGGTACTTTACAGTTAATTGGTGAAGATGTGGACGAGGCCTACCTGTCTGAACTTAAGGCCGTTACGGTTAATCCGGCAATGGTTAAGGCAAACGCATCTAAGCTCAAGATAATTTATACGCCGCTTCACGGTACGGGAAAGATGCTGTATGACCGTGCCTTTCGCCAAGGTGGTTTTACGAATATTATTCCGGTACCAAATCAATCGATTATTGATCCAGAATTCCCGACGACCAAAAAACCTAATCCAGAATACCGGGATGTATTTGATCCGGGCGTGGCGCTTGCTAATAAAGAAAATGCTGATCTGATCATTGCCACCGATCCGGATGCTGACCGCATGGGTGCCTGTGTGCGTACCGCAAAGGGTGATTTTCAGGTTTTAACAGGCAACCAAATTGCCACCTTGATGATCTACTACTTGCTGACCAATTTAAAGGAAAAGCAGCAGTTGACGCCGGATTATGAATTAATCACGTCGGTTGTTTCCAGCAGTTTGCCGTTGAAGATTGCCAAAGATTTTGGGATTAAAACCAAATCCGTTCTGACCGGTTTTAAATTTATCGGCGAAGAAGTAGACCGAATGAATCGTGAGCATGACGGTAAGTTTTTGATGGGCTTTGAAGAAAGCTACGGTTATTTGTTTAAGCCGTTTGCACGTGACAAGGATGCAATGCAGGGGGCATTAATGTTTGCCGAAGTGGCTTCTTACTATGCTTCGCGGCAGATGACAGTTTTGGCCGGTCTGCAGGAAATTTGGCAGAAATACGGCACGGCCTATGAGATCACGCGGGCAATTGAGATGCCGGGGATTGGCGGTCAGCAGAAGATGGCAGGCCTGATGGCCAAGCTGCGCCGCGAGAAGCTGACGGAAATTAACGGTATGCCGGTTGTTAAAACAGAAGACTTTTTACGGCAAGAAGAAACTGAAAATGGTCGAGTTAAGCCAATGACAGGTTTACCGCAGTCGAATGTTTTGAAGTATTACTTGTCCGATGAAACCTGGCTAGCTTTGCGCCCGTCGGGTACGGAGCCGGTAATCAAGGCCTATGTTGGTGTTAACAAACCCGATATTGCAACTGCTCAGCAGGCTGCTGCAGATTACCAGACAGCTTTAGCAGAGTTATTAAAGTAA
- the secA gene encoding preprotein translocase subunit SecA, with amino-acid sequence MVNILRKLYNTDKRELRKFEKIANQVESYADEYGKLSDKQLKAKTPEFKERLQKDESLEDILPEAFAVAREGAKRVLGLYPFHVQVLGGIALHFGNIAEMMTGEGKTLTATMPVYLNALGGKGVHVVTVNEYLSSRDEEEMGQLYKWLGLTVGLNLNSMAPDEKRAAYSCDVTYSTNSELGFDYLRDNMVVYKEQMVQRPLNFAIIDEVDSILIDEARTPLIISGEAERANSDYIRADRFVKTLSEDKSDDDADDDEDHGDYKIDWPTKTISLTRTGIQKACEHFGLKNLYDVENQKLVHHLDQALRANYIMLKDIDYVVQEGEVLIVDSFTGRVMQGRRYSDGLHQAIEAKEGVKIQEESKTQATITYQNFFRMYKKLSGMTGTAKTEEEEFREIYNMQVITIPTNRPVIRVDNPDILYPTLDSKFHAVVDEIKERHSKGQPILVGTVAVESSERLSRLLDKERIPHAVLNAKNHAKEAQIIMNAGQRGAVTIATNMAGRGTDIKLGPGVTELGGLSVIGTERHESRRIDNQLRGRSGRQGDPGETRFYLSLEDDLMKRFGGDRVKDFLDRLSDNDDDKVIESRLITRQVESAQKRVEGNNYDTRKQTLQYDDVMRIQREIIYGERMQVIGEEKSLKDVLIPMLRRTISSQIDMFTQGDRSKWRLDSLRDFIGSSLISEKEADEIDYKNISVDELKQKLYDSVETNYKEKEEALGDPEQMLEFEKVVILRVVDERWTDHIDAMDQLRQSIGLRGYGQLNPLVEYQDSGYRMFEEMISNIEFDVTRLFMKAEIRRNLSR; translated from the coding sequence ATGGTAAACATTTTAAGGAAACTATACAATACTGATAAACGAGAATTACGAAAATTTGAAAAGATTGCTAATCAGGTGGAAAGCTATGCTGATGAATACGGCAAGCTTTCAGATAAGCAGTTAAAGGCCAAAACGCCGGAATTTAAAGAGCGCCTGCAAAAAGATGAAAGTCTAGAGGATATTTTGCCCGAAGCATTTGCGGTTGCGCGAGAAGGTGCCAAGCGGGTGCTGGGCCTATACCCGTTTCATGTTCAGGTATTAGGGGGAATTGCCCTGCATTTTGGTAATATTGCTGAGATGATGACCGGTGAAGGTAAGACCTTGACGGCCACGATGCCCGTTTATTTGAATGCACTAGGCGGCAAAGGCGTGCACGTTGTTACGGTTAACGAATATTTGTCAAGCCGTGATGAAGAAGAGATGGGGCAGCTTTATAAGTGGCTTGGTCTGACGGTAGGCTTGAACCTGAATTCAATGGCTCCGGATGAGAAGCGTGCGGCTTATAGTTGTGACGTCACTTATTCAACTAACTCAGAATTAGGTTTTGATTATTTGCGCGACAACATGGTTGTTTACAAGGAACAAATGGTGCAGCGGCCGCTTAACTTTGCAATTATTGATGAGGTTGACTCAATTTTGATCGATGAGGCCAGAACGCCGTTAATTATTTCTGGTGAGGCTGAGCGGGCTAACAGCGACTATATTCGGGCCGACCGCTTTGTTAAAACTCTGTCGGAAGACAAGAGTGACGACGATGCCGATGATGACGAAGATCATGGTGACTATAAGATTGACTGGCCGACCAAGACGATTTCGTTAACAAGGACCGGTATTCAGAAGGCCTGTGAACATTTTGGCTTGAAGAATCTGTACGATGTAGAAAACCAAAAGCTGGTGCACCACCTTGATCAAGCGCTGCGGGCTAATTATATCATGCTTAAGGATATCGATTACGTGGTTCAGGAAGGTGAAGTACTAATCGTTGATTCCTTTACCGGACGGGTAATGCAGGGTCGGCGTTATTCCGATGGCCTGCACCAGGCGATTGAGGCCAAGGAAGGCGTTAAAATTCAGGAAGAATCAAAAACGCAGGCGACAATCACCTACCAGAACTTTTTCAGAATGTATAAAAAACTTTCCGGAATGACCGGTACGGCTAAAACCGAGGAAGAAGAGTTCCGCGAAATTTACAACATGCAGGTTATTACGATTCCGACCAACCGGCCGGTTATCCGGGTCGATAATCCAGATATTTTGTATCCAACTTTGGACTCAAAATTCCATGCCGTTGTTGATGAAATCAAGGAACGGCATTCGAAGGGCCAGCCAATTCTGGTTGGAACGGTTGCGGTTGAAAGTTCAGAGCGGCTCAGCAGGCTGCTTGATAAAGAGCGGATTCCGCATGCGGTTTTAAATGCGAAAAACCACGCCAAGGAAGCACAGATTATCATGAACGCCGGTCAACGTGGTGCGGTCACGATCGCCACCAATATGGCTGGTCGTGGTACGGATATCAAACTAGGGCCTGGTGTTACAGAACTGGGCGGCCTTTCGGTGATCGGCACCGAGCGGCACGAATCGCGGCGGATTGATAATCAGCTTCGTGGACGTTCCGGCCGGCAGGGAGATCCAGGCGAAACCCGTTTCTACCTTTCACTTGAGGATGATTTGATGAAACGGTTTGGCGGCGACCGGGTCAAGGACTTCTTGGATCGCTTATCCGATAATGATGATGATAAAGTGATCGAGAGCCGCCTGATTACACGGCAGGTTGAATCTGCCCAGAAGCGGGTTGAAGGTAATAACTACGATACGCGTAAGCAAACTTTGCAGTATGACGATGTTATGCGAATCCAGCGTGAAATCATTTACGGTGAGCGGATGCAGGTCATTGGTGAAGAAAAATCACTTAAGGACGTATTAATTCCAATGCTCCGCCGGACAATCAGCAGTCAGATTGACATGTTTACCCAAGGTGACCGCAGCAAGTGGCGGCTTGATTCTCTGCGTGATTTCATTGGTTCCAGCTTAATTTCTGAAAAAGAAGCCGATGAGATTGACTATAAAAATATCAGTGTTGATGAGCTGAAGCAAAAATTGTATGACAGCGTTGAGACCAATTACAAAGAAAAAGAAGAGGCCTTAGGTGACCCTGAGCAGATGCTTGAGTTTGAAAAAGTTGTTATCTTACGTGTAGTTGATGAGCGCTGGACCGACCATATTGACGCGATGGATCAGCTGCGGCAGTCGATTGGACTGCGGGGGTATGGTCAGCTTAACCCGTTAGTTGAATACCAGGATTCTGGCTACAGAATGTTTGAAGAAATGATTTCAAATATTGAATTTGACGTTACCCGCCTGTTCATGAAGGCAGAAATTAGGCGTAATCTTAGCCGGTAA
- a CDS encoding NAD(P)H-dependent glycerol-3-phosphate dehydrogenase, with amino-acid sequence MTKIAVLGAGSWGSVLASMLADNGNDVILFGNNEAVNQEINEKHTNEHYMKDWRLNPTITATEKLEPALAGAEIILFVLPTPAIRSVARNVHQILLTSGTKPLLVTATKGIEPGSKKLISEILSEEIYPDDEDKIVAISGPSHAENVAQKDLTAISCASTSDANAKLIQKIFSNDYVRFYTNDDLVGVEVGGAVKNVIAIAAGILYGKHYGDNAKAALMTRGLAEIARLGVNYFGAKPLTFSGLAGIGDLIVTCTSVNSRNWRCGKQIGEGKSLDYVLKNMGQVVEGATTVKAVHELCQEKNIDMPISEAIYRVLYENTNVDDEITKMMGRTPKAEIRL; translated from the coding sequence ATGACAAAAATTGCAGTTTTAGGTGCCGGCTCTTGGGGTTCGGTACTAGCCTCAATGCTAGCGGATAATGGCAACGACGTGATTCTGTTTGGCAATAACGAAGCGGTTAACCAAGAAATTAATGAGAAGCACACCAATGAGCATTATATGAAAGATTGGCGGTTAAATCCGACAATTACGGCAACCGAAAAGTTGGAGCCGGCTTTGGCTGGCGCAGAAATAATTTTGTTTGTGCTGCCAACGCCGGCAATCCGCAGTGTTGCCCGCAATGTGCACCAGATTTTACTGACCTCTGGGACTAAGCCGCTGCTGGTAACGGCAACTAAGGGAATTGAACCGGGCAGCAAAAAATTAATTTCGGAAATTTTGTCAGAGGAAATTTATCCCGACGATGAAGACAAAATTGTCGCAATTTCCGGTCCCAGCCATGCCGAAAATGTCGCCCAAAAAGACCTGACGGCGATTTCCTGTGCCTCAACCAGTGATGCAAATGCTAAGCTAATTCAGAAGATTTTTTCGAATGATTATGTGCGTTTCTACACCAATGATGATCTTGTTGGCGTTGAGGTCGGCGGTGCGGTTAAAAATGTGATCGCGATTGCCGCCGGGATTTTGTACGGCAAGCACTATGGTGATAATGCTAAGGCGGCATTAATGACACGGGGGTTAGCAGAAATTGCGCGCTTGGGCGTTAATTATTTTGGCGCTAAGCCTCTGACTTTTAGCGGACTGGCCGGCATTGGCGATCTGATCGTTACGTGTACCTCGGTTAACTCACGCAATTGGCGCTGCGGAAAGCAGATTGGGGAAGGCAAGAGCCTTGACTATGTACTGAAAAATATGGGTCAGGTGGTTGAAGGAGCCACCACGGTTAAGGCCGTTCATGAATTATGCCAGGAAAAGAACATTGATATGCCGATCAGTGAGGCTATTTACCGTGTTCTTTATGAAAACACTAATGTTGATGACGAAATAACTAAGATGATGGGCAGGACGCCGAAGGCTGAGATCAGACTTTAA
- the trxB gene encoding thioredoxin-disulfide reductase yields the protein MAKKYDVIIIGAGPGGMTAALYASRANLAVLLLDRGPYGGQMNNTDVIDNYPGFSEIKGPELGEKMYQSITKFSPDFEYGDVQSVKLDGQNKLVKTDTGDYTAPVVIVATGADHKHLNVPGEEEYSGRGVSYCAVCDAAFFKDEDVAVIGGGDSAIEEGIYLSQLAKSVTVVHRRDQLRANATLQKRAFANKKMNFVWNAQTESITGDGNKVTGITYRDKETGEEKKLAAAGVFIYVGTLPQTTPFKGLGVTDEQGWIPTDAKMHTKVPGIFALGDVRAKDLRQIANAVGDGSIAGQEAYNYLQSLEDK from the coding sequence ATGGCAAAAAAGTATGATGTAATTATTATTGGTGCGGGTCCAGGCGGAATGACCGCTGCCTTATACGCTTCACGGGCAAACCTAGCAGTTTTACTGCTTGACCGGGGACCTTACGGCGGCCAGATGAATAATACGGATGTTATTGATAATTATCCTGGTTTTAGCGAGATCAAGGGTCCAGAGCTGGGCGAAAAGATGTACCAGTCGATTACGAAATTTTCCCCGGATTTTGAATACGGTGACGTTCAGTCAGTGAAACTTGACGGGCAAAACAAGCTAGTTAAAACTGATACGGGTGATTATACTGCGCCGGTTGTTATTGTTGCTACTGGTGCTGATCATAAGCACCTGAATGTTCCCGGCGAGGAAGAATATTCGGGCCGCGGTGTTTCCTACTGTGCGGTCTGTGATGCGGCCTTTTTCAAAGATGAGGATGTTGCTGTTATCGGCGGCGGGGATTCTGCAATCGAAGAAGGAATCTATCTTTCACAGTTGGCCAAATCCGTGACGGTGGTGCACCGGCGTGATCAATTACGGGCAAATGCTACCTTGCAGAAGCGGGCATTTGCCAATAAGAAGATGAATTTTGTCTGGAACGCGCAGACCGAGTCAATCACTGGCGACGGTAACAAAGTCACCGGTATTACTTATCGTGATAAGGAAACCGGAGAAGAAAAGAAACTGGCCGCTGCAGGTGTCTTTATTTATGTGGGAACACTGCCGCAAACGACGCCGTTTAAGGGCTTAGGCGTTACCGATGAGCAGGGCTGGATCCCAACTGATGCCAAAATGCATACCAAGGTTCCGGGGATTTTCGCTTTGGGGGATGTCCGGGCAAAGGACCTGCGGCAGATTGCCAATGCAGTTGGTGATGGCAGTATTGCTGGCCAAGAGGCATACAATTATTTGCAGAGTTTAGAAGATAAATAA
- the lgt gene encoding prolipoprotein diacylglyceryl transferase, protein MILTINPVAFNLGSLSVKWYGVIMAAAIILAAWMAISEGKKRQIMSDDFIDLLLWAVPLGYVGARIYYVIFEWGYYSQHPDQIIAIWNGGIAIYGGLIAGLIVLLAFCYKRMLPPFLMLDVITPGVMAAQILGRWGNFINQEAHGGPTSLHFLQSLHLPQFIISQMRINGVYYQPTFLYESFFNLIGLIIILSLRHKKHVFKQGEVFMTYLAWYAVVRFFVEGLRTDSLYLFGVIRVSQMLSLLLLILVVALFIYRRVKVKPKWYLDGSGLKYPYSRD, encoded by the coding sequence ATGATATTGACGATTAATCCGGTGGCTTTTAACTTAGGCAGTTTAAGTGTCAAGTGGTACGGCGTAATTATGGCCGCTGCCATTATTTTGGCGGCATGGATGGCGATTAGTGAAGGCAAAAAGCGGCAGATTATGAGTGATGACTTCATTGACCTATTGTTGTGGGCAGTACCTTTAGGTTACGTCGGTGCCAGGATTTACTATGTTATATTTGAATGGGGCTATTATAGCCAGCACCCCGATCAAATAATTGCGATTTGGAACGGCGGCATTGCGATCTATGGCGGCTTGATTGCCGGCTTAATTGTTTTGCTTGCCTTTTGTTACAAGCGGATGCTGCCGCCCTTTTTAATGCTGGATGTGATTACACCGGGTGTGATGGCCGCACAAATCTTGGGGCGCTGGGGTAATTTTATTAATCAAGAGGCCCACGGCGGTCCGACCAGTCTGCATTTTTTGCAGAGTCTGCATTTGCCGCAGTTTATTATCAGTCAAATGAGAATCAACGGTGTCTATTATCAGCCGACTTTTTTGTATGAATCATTCTTCAATCTGATCGGTTTAATAATTATTTTGAGCTTGCGGCATAAAAAGCATGTCTTCAAGCAAGGAGAAGTTTTCATGACTTACTTGGCCTGGTATGCCGTTGTCCGTTTCTTTGTTGAGGGATTGAGAACTGATAGCTTGTACTTGTTTGGTGTAATTCGGGTGTCGCAAATGTTGAGCCTGCTTTTACTTATTTTAGTTGTCGCATTATTTATTTATCGGCGTGTAAAAGTCAAACCAAAGTGGTATCTTGATGGAAGCGGGTTAAAGTATCCGTATTCACGAGATTAA
- the prfB gene encoding peptide chain release factor 2 (programmed frameshift), which produces MEISEIQSTLDELQKRLANFRGSLDLDAIDESIAVNEGKMAAPDFWQDQDRAQELIAETNLLKEKRDSFLKLKSAYQDEATALELLREENDQELQTEIEKNLLELQDEFRNYELDLLLAGKYDSHNALLEIHPGAGGTEAMDWGQMLFRMYNRYADMSGLQFEVNNYEAGEEAGIKSVSVRISGKNAYGLLKSENGVHRLVRISPFDAAKRRHTSFASVEVIPEVDDSIQIDIDPKDLRIDVYRSSGAGGQHINKTSSAVRITHLPTGIVTTSQAQRSQLQNRETAMNELRAKLFHLEEEKKRKQKQALKGDQMEIGWGSQIRSYVFHPYNLVKDLRTGYETADINGVMDGKLQPFIYAYLQWLLSQENPE; this is translated from the exons ATGGAAATTAGTGAAATTCAAAGTACGCTGGACGAATTGCAGAAGCGGCTGGCTAACTTTAGGGGGTCTCTT GACCTGGATGCAATTGACGAGAGCATTGCGGTAAATGAAGGGAAAATGGCGGCACCGGATTTCTGGCAGGATCAAGACCGGGCACAAGAACTGATTGCGGAGACCAACCTGTTAAAAGAAAAACGGGATTCGTTTTTGAAATTAAAGTCAGCTTACCAAGACGAGGCCACGGCGCTTGAACTGTTGCGGGAAGAAAATGATCAGGAATTACAGACGGAAATTGAGAAAAATTTGCTAGAATTGCAGGATGAATTCCGTAATTATGAGCTAGATCTGTTGCTTGCTGGCAAGTATGACAGTCATAATGCGCTTTTGGAAATTCATCCGGGTGCCGGCGGCACCGAGGCAATGGACTGGGGTCAGATGTTATTTCGAATGTACAACCGCTACGCTGATATGAGCGGCCTGCAGTTTGAGGTTAATAACTACGAAGCGGGTGAAGAGGCAGGCATTAAAAGCGTCAGCGTTCGGATTAGCGGTAAGAATGCCTATGGCCTGTTAAAGTCCGAAAATGGTGTTCACCGCTTGGTCCGGATTTCACCGTTTGATGCGGCTAAAAGGCGGCATACTTCCTTTGCTTCGGTTGAAGTTATTCCGGAAGTCGATGACAGCATTCAGATTGATATTGATCCTAAAGACTTACGGATTGATGTTTACCGTTCAAGCGGTGCTGGCGGCCAGCACATCAATAAAACCTCCAGTGCAGTTCGGATTACCCACTTGCCGACGGGAATTGTAACCACGTCCCAGGCGCAGCGCTCGCAGCTGCAAAACCGGGAAACGGCGATGAATGAGTTGCGTGCTAAGCTGTTTCACTTGGAGGAAGAAAAAAAGCGTAAGCAAAAGCAGGCCCTGAAGGGCGACCAGATGGAAATTGGCTGGGGCTCACAGATTCGTTCCTATGTTTTTCATCCTTATAATTTAGTTAAGGATTTGCGGACAGGCTATGAAACGGCTGATATCAATGGTGTAATGGATGGAAAGCTGCAGCCGTTTATTTATGCGTATTTACAGTGGCTGCTTAGCCAAGAAAATCCAGAGTAG